DNA from Canis lupus baileyi chromosome 6, mCanLup2.hap1, whole genome shotgun sequence:
TATGACATCAAGATATCCAAGATGAAGTAAAAAAGACTAACTCCAAAAAATATGGGGTCTATGGTCCAGATTTTGGAGACAGGTATGTTCTTGTTAACCTCAGAAggtcttaatttttctccttaCACTTTCAAGAATGGTCAGGACCACAGGGCAATCAGGAGGGATGGTATCCTGATGGTGTAGTGACTCACTTCACTTAACATATCTCATAGAAAACTCTATATCCATTTGGATACTAATCCAATTGGATTTTAACCTATAACTGATGTGACCATACAAAATTTATCATTCAAACCTGGACaactgagaaagaaaaggcaaaattaagaTTTGCCCTGGGACAACAGGTAAAAACCAAACTGCTACAGACACATTGGGATTTATGGTTACCCTACCTAAAAGCTAAAAAGAGATGTACTTCAGATTGCCCCTCTAAATCCACCTTTTACATccatcctgctctctctctcaggagaCTGCCCAGGTCTATAGCATATCACTGAGCAACTTATCCTCTGGCTTCAGGCAACATCTGGCCAATGACAAGCCCCAGGAAAATGATGGATAAGAGTGAGATTAGagtttaataaaaacttttagcTCCTGCTTTTCTGGGGTCACCTCAGGCTGGCAGTAACCTGCCCCCCATCACACCATTGGTATCAATCTCCCAAGCTACCacaacaaattactacaaacttagtggcttaaaacagaaatttactctttcacagttctggatgccacaagtccaaaatcaaagtattgattccttctggaagctctcaGGAAGAATCTGTCCCATGTGTCTGCCCTAGCTTCTGATGactgctggcattccttggcttgcagatatcactccattttcttcttccataTTCACATTGTCTTCTCCTCTACGTGCTTCTGTCTCAAACATTCCTTAGATTTTCTCATAAGGTTACCTATCATTGGATTTAGAGCCTACCCTAAAACCAAGATGATttcatctcaggatccttaattatatctgcaaagactcttttgTCAAATAAGGTCACAGGTTCTGGGGTTTAGGACTTGGAAATATCTTTTTACAGGCCACTATTCAACCCACTACACTATTCTTGCATATTACAGAACTTCTCCTGTTCTATGTCCCTTGGGCCTAGAGTTAATAACAGCTCCAACTGTTGCTCAGCTATCTCTGTGGTCTCCTTCCATCCTGCTGACAACTGCATAGGAAGTACCTTTATTAAACCATCCTTGAACTATCCTGAATTGTGTTGCCATCTATTTCTTATTGTGACACTATATGAAACACCAGTGGAACAATTGCACAGGAGGCCAGAATCCTTAAATACAATTCAACCCCAGATATTTGGAATAATGACAAGAGAAAAACTACAACTGAATTTCACAAATGTGAATATACAATGGAGACTAATTTGTAAATGTGGATAATAAATTAGTAAATGAAGGGGATCAAATTCAATCAAGACAACCAAAGAATTCaactaatttattaaaaaatcctAAACAGATACTATTGTCCAGGTACTCTGCAGGGATCAGCAATACATTAGGAGAAAGATACAAAGATGTACACAATTATATTGCAACTTAGAGTAAGGAATGGAAAGGAGGAATTCTAAGATTTCTCCCATTATTCCTGCCCCAGCATACATGCTCTATATAATCCCACCCCTTAAATGGGATCAATGAATATAACGGATTATCATTCCCATGATTGGTTACTAATGGTTGAGTTTGAATTACTGAAAAGAGAGATTGTCCTGGATTGTCTAACTTTGTCAGGGAGGTCTTTAGAAGAAGCTAACCTTGAAtccaagctaaccttgcacctaaaggaattggagaaagaacagcaattaaagcctaaaccaagcagaagaagagaaataagaaagattagagcagaactcaattaaATAGAAACCAGGAGAACtgcagaacagatcaatgaaaccaggagcttattctttgaaagaattaataagatagataagcccctagccagtcttattaaaaaaaaagactcaaattaataaaatcatgaatgaaagacactacaaccaatatcaaggaaatacaaaggtttttaaaaatgtattatgagcaactatatgccaacaaattaggcaatctggaagaaatggatgcattcctggaaacctacaaattaccaaaactgaaacaggaacaaataaaaaacctaacAGGCCAATAGCCAGAGAGGATattgaggcagtcatcaaaaacctcccaaggcacaaaagtccaaggccagatggctgcccaggggaattctaccaaacatttgaagaagaaataataattattttactaaagctgtttcaaaggatagaaatggagggaatacttccaaacttgttctatgaggtcagtattaccttgatcccaaaaccaaagatcctaccaaaaaggagaattacagaccaatacctctgatgaatacagatgcaaaaattctcaccaagattctagccaataggatccaacagtacattaggattattcaccacgaccaaatgggatttatccctaggatgcaAGAGTgtttcaacattcataaaacaatcaatgtgatagatcacatcaataagaaaaaacaagaaccatatgatcctctcattagaggcagagaaggcatttgacaaaatacagcacccattttttattaaaactcttcaaagtgtagggatagagggaatatttcACAATATCATAACAGCTATTTATGGAAAGCCCATAGGAAATaatctcaatggggaaacactgagagcctttcccctaagatcaggaacacgacagggatgtccactctcaccaatgttttttttttttatataaatttattttttattggtgttcaatatgacaacatatagaataacacccagtgctcatcccatcaagtgcccccctcagtgcccatcacccagtcacccccaccccccttccacctcccctagttcatttcccatagttaggagtctctcatgttctgttattcaacatagtactagaagtcctagcctcagcaatcagacaacaaaaagaaataaaaggcattcaaattggcaaagaaatcaaactctctttctttgcagatgacatgatattgtgtgtcccaaaagactccaccctaagattgctagaactcatacagcaattcagtaatgtggcaggatacaaaatcagttgcatttctatacactaacaatgagactgaggaaagaaattaaggaatcaatcccatctACAATTGTACCCAataccataagatacctaggaataaacctaaccaaagaggtaaaggatctatactctaaaaattacagaacacttatgaaagaaattgaggaagacgtaaagagatggaaaaacattccatgctcatggattggaagaataaatattgtgaaaatatctatgctactcAGAGCAATTTGCACGTTCAATGAAACCCCTATCGAAATACCATGGACTGTCTTCacaagagttggaacaaataatcttaagatttgttatgaaaccagaaaagaccctgaatagccagaggaatgttgaaaatgaaaatcaaagctggggacatcacaatgcttAACTTCAAGCTGTattgcaaagctgtgatcatcaagatagcattgtactggcacaaagacacatagatcaatggaacagaatagagaacccagaaatggaccctcaactctatggtcaaatcatcttcaacaaagcaggaaagattatctgctggtttcaataaaaattaaaaataaaaatacctttacGGTATTTTTATGGAAGAAGAAGGTGAATCATCAAGGAGATGCACTCCTGTTGGCCTAGAAGAAAGCAAACAGCCATGTTGTGATCTTCCTGTGGGGGTCACATGGCAAGGAACTGTGAGCAACCTTTAGATGCTATGAGTGGTCCTGGCTGACAGCCAGGAAGAAAATAGTAGCTTCAAGTCTTAAAAACTACAAGAAGCTGAATTTTGCCAATGGTCAGTGAGCTTGCAAGAGAACTCTGAGCCGCAGATCAGAATCACAGCCCcagtcaacaccttgatttcagcttggtgAGATTCCAAGCAGAGGTCTTAGCAAACCCATATTGGATTCCTGATCAATGGAAACTGTGGGTTGATAAATGTATCACTTAAATTCCTAAATTTATGTTAGtgtgttatgcagcaatagaaaactaatatagctGGCATTAGTTTTGGGTGAAAGTGTATCCACTGGTCAGTGATTAGGAAACACTGTATCTAATTAAGATGAGTGGCCCATTGGTGAAAGATTGGAACAAAAATGAAGCAGGGGTCCTAATGAGAATGAGAAGCTTTAGGACCATCAAGTacttttgttctctataattataAGGCAGCCTTTGTGAACTTAGTTTCCTGGGCTCCAGAAATAGTGGCATAGGGCACATGAGAATAATTCCAGACTTTGAGATACCTAAGGCAGAGGAGGGAACTGGTTGGGAGAAATCAGCTGAACCCTTCAGGTAGTTTGTTAACATCAAAGTTGATGGCCAAGTGATGAATTTACATGAGCTTCCAGGGGCCTCTTGGAGGCTTGGCAGGCAATGTATACTAGCTAACTGATTTAAAACCGATAAATCCTTAAATCTTACGGGCTAAACACAAAAGAAGGCTACTTCTCCCATGCTTATAAGCTTTCTACCTAGTCTTTCAGATGTGATTCCTCCCATCTTGTGACTTGTCCTTCTCTAGTGCCTCAGTCCTCTGTATTCATCCAGTagacatggaaaaaagaaagggcgAAAAATAGGAGGATGTTTCTAGAAGCCTCATCTTGAAGTGGTGTAGATCACTACCACACACATTCCACTGGCCCAAACTCAGTCACTCAATGCCTGGGAAGTGTGGTCTCAGCAACACCCTACATTGTGGGAGGGGGGGCATGAGTATTCAGTGGTCAGATAGCTGTATCTCTCACAGAGAATTTTGAAACTTATCATGGGCTTCCCAAATTGCAGGATTAAGAATTCTGAACAAGTGGGACCAAGGGTCAACTCCTAATTTGGGCACACATATTCTGGTATAGAAGAgaaatgatcaaaaaaaaaaaagaaatgatctatgAAAAAACAGACTCAGGGTGCTTGAGTTCTGTCCTCAGCCATGGGTATAAGTTCACTGCATAGTCATAATGGAAGAAATCGGTATAACAGAGGTAAGGTGAGTATATACTTCCACCTTGCCAAaagtttccagaagaaaaagaaatttgcagCTGTTGAAATGTGATTGTCAAAAAGTACCTGAAATCAATTATATAAACTGTGAAACCTAACTCATAATTATACAACGAGGTATACAAAGCTCACGTTTTGGAAAAATCCAAAGAGGAAAATTATGGGCTGGTGTGCCAAGAGAAATACAGTACGCACATCCTTTCAAACTAAGAAATTAGAATGTTGTTTTCCATCTTCTGTGAGCTTTGTTTTGGAAAGTCAGTGACAAACCCCAAGGCTTACTAACCCTTACTTGAAATAAGATGAAAGTTTGGCCCATGAACAAATGGGCTATCTCTGACCTTGTGCATATTTCCGTGGACCCACTTCCTGTGTGGTTCTGCTTGAGTTCCCAGCCTCTGCCTTGCCTTCTTCCTGTGGTATATTTCTGCCTTGAAGCAAGGTGAGTTACAATCATTTTTtgttgatgatggtgatgaggaTCTCTCTCCTAAATAGAAAGGAGGTAAATTAAAAGATGCTTTTGGAAAGCACCATACTAAAACCACACAGTTACTGAGAAGTTTATAGTGTAGTTCTCTAAATCCCATTTTTGACCTAACTTCTATCTCCTCCATGATCTATTCTTTTcactaaaactttaaaatttgctCAACATGTCATTTCATACTGTCTAAATCTGCACAATCCAATACAGCAGCTGCTAACCACAGACAGATATTGAGTGCTTATACTGTGGCTTGTCTGAACTGAGATGGGCTGTAGGTATAAAATATACACTGGAGTTTAACAACTTAGTATGAAATGAGGAATCTgacatacatcttttaaaattcttatattaattacatgttgaaataacaTTTTGGTAATGTTGGGTAAAAACAATGTCTCATTAATATTAACTTCACTATTTTGTTGTTAATGTgcttttcaaaaacttaaaattacatgTTATATTTGATTTCCATGGAACAGAACAGTCCAAATAGTTTCTAATGTctgttgtatgtgtgtatatagagGTGTATGCCTTCAGCTGAATTGTAAGCTCTTTGAGGGTGAGGACTatgtcatatgcttttttttataTGCCTTGCTATACTCAGTAGAATCAACAGCTGTAACAAATTCTTATTTACTGAATTCCTAAAGACCTTCTTGCTCATTCTAGCATTTCATGCCAAACAAATGGCACTGTTTATGCCTGAGGCCCCTTGAGAATGGGGGTGGAAGGGCAGGTTCGAGGGGCATCTCAGTGTGGAACAGCCAGGACATGAAGGACCTCCACGGACTCCTGTGGTCAAGTGGCATTTCCCTCATGAAACAGCTGTCCAGGCACTCGTCCACAGACTCTGGAGCTGTCTGCCAGTTCCGGTAATCATTCACCACCTTTGGCTTCCTTCTTGGCTACTTGTGGGCAGTGTCTGGTTTGGGAAGAGTGATTCCTATCTTCAAAGCCTGAGATCAGGATGTTCATGTTTTAATGAACAACATGTAGTGCTGGGGTCTGGCCAAGGTGGGGGGCCTGAGCATCCCAGATGGGACCTTAAGTGGAGCTACTTGTCCTCATATGTGCCACTTTCAACTTCCCATTTGGGTCAGTGCTACtaacctccctcctcccctgactATTGGCAACCAGCTCACAGCTTCCAGAAACAAGTGGGAAAATGAATGTGGGAGCTGGATTGAACTCTGCTGCCCCCACCTTACACAGACCACAGCCTTGAAGTATGAGCAGCAATATTCAAAGTGACTAAATACAGCTCCCTGGGGTCTGCAGACCATGTATTCCCCAGCCCAGCCCTACTATTACTTACAGGAGTGATGAACCCTGTGCTTCTCCCagaacaaatctaaaaaaaaaacaaagagaatcccTGGGGTCCTCGCCTCCCTGACTCACTTCAGAAGTGTCACTTAGATTTTCCTTTTGCATTCCTCTGCTCTACCATGCTCTCCAGGCATTTTGATAATtcaccaaaagaaagaaacaggagataAATATGCTCACATCTATGCAACAACATTCATGctcttttattttcacttcaaTAGAAAGTTAAATTCAATCCTCAATTTTTTCAGATAAGAGGTATGATATACAGCAAATGAAgggagaactagaattagaaccCAGATTTATGACTTCTGGTTGATACATTTTCCACTTCCTTATGCTGCCTTCCTAAAATTGCACTTCTATACCTCAATGATGGGTCACCTCCAGATTACAAGActaaagatgatttttaatgttctttttgcttatatatttacCTGATTTTTTACAGTGACTatacatcaatttaaaaaaacccaaacatctggggcatctgggtggttcagttggttaagtgtctgactcttgatttcagctcaggttatgatctcagggttctgagatcaagctctgtgacaggcttcacactgggcatggagcctgctcaagattctctctctccctctccctacactGCCCCTACATCcgcactcacatgctctctctcaaaaagaaagaaagaaagaaagaaagaaagaaagaaagaaagaaagaaagaaagaaagaaagagaaaaacctaaaactaaattttaaaataagcaaattccTTCATAAAGCAGAATTAAACTTCATTTTTCCAACTTGCCTTCACACTCAAATCTTAGCCCTACCGAATCTCTCAATAGTAAGAAGCAATCTGAATTACTGTGATCCTTAAGGGCAGAGAGAGATTGAATTTTTCTGGAATCAAGTGAACTTGAGAaaaaggtattttgataggagtGAGGGCTCAGAAGCAGTGCTATAAACTGGGTGTaaattctcctcctctcctccagggGTGCTGTTGGCATACAGGTGCTGCCTCTCTGCCCCCAAGACATTGCTTATACTGTGAGGCTGATGATTATGCAGAAGACAGTGATGTCAGCATGGTTCATGCTGAGTGATGCACTTCCTCCTTCCTTAGCACAACTGTCATACCTGGGAAAACTCCTATTTCAGTACCTACTGCAATAAACCCAAAACTATTTTGGGCCCCGGGGATGCCTCACGTTCCCTGTGCCTTTTTCTCCACCAttctctgcattatttttttttccataaacagATAAATGCATTAACAGATAAATGAAGCTGATGGGCTAATTCACAttaaaatacaaatggccaacaccAACTCACTGGAGTCACTCACTCAACAGTATCTGCATTTTAAGGATTTGACTTTAATCCCATGAATCATGGGAGCAAAATGACATGAAATATGAATTTCTTATGGATATTACACCTTGACAGATTTGTAGTGAAGAAGTCTATGGTAGGCTGTGGCTAAGTGATGAGGCTTGAGGTCATTTCAGGTCAATGTGGCAGCAGTCAGGAAGTATACTGCATGAAAGCAAGAACAAACTGAAACCTATGAGAACAAAATGAAACCTGTGTCTTTCTTTCACCACCTCATACTTCAACGGCAAGTGACTTATAGAAGAAGCTGGTGCCCCGACACTAAAAGAAACTAAGGGAGCTTTAGGCTTGGTTGCTGCCCATGCCAAGGAGGTGAGCCAATGGACCAAAAACAGAATGCATgaggtagcctgggtggctcagcagttgagcacctgccttaagctcaggtcatgatcccggatccagcaatcaagtcctgcatatgctccctgcgaggagcctgcttctccctctgcctatgtctctgcctctctctgtgtgtctctcatgaataaataatattaaaaaaaaaaacagaatgcatGAGCTACAGTGGCAGGTACCCAACACTTCCAGAGTGTGTTCAGGTTGCTGCTTCACTTCCACCCTCAGATTCTCATGTAAATCTCTCTTGTAGCCAATCCAATCTGGAACTACATAAGGAaggaaattatggaaaatatggCTTAAGCTTAGTTAGGTTGACACACTATAAAACCACCACAGCCCCTGAAAATCAATATCAAAAAGTAGCTTTTCTGATCCATTTATTGGCCAGTAGAGATATTGAAGTGGGGTTAAGGGCACAGAGGCACAGATGGAGATGTGAAGAAGAGGTGGAGGTGAAGGGAGATTTCTTGGGGATCTTCCGAATGTGTCTataaaagaagaatagaaaagtcAGATGCTAGGTATGTATTATATGATCACATATCcagatgtttataaatatatgtgttcaGAAAGAGAACTTTACAACTAGACCAAAATTATGTCTGAATGGCCAGGCTACCTCAGGATACCACAGCAACCCCTTCCCCTATCCCATGCTCCTCTCTTCTTGTTTGCGTGCTGGGCAGCACAAGGGGAAGGAAGCCATGGGAAAAAGGGACAGGTGTGCACAGAAGTACCTCAAGGGCCATTGAAGGGAGCCTCTAAAAGCACATTCACAAGCCTTCTTCTTTGGCAGAAGTCAGTTAGTTCCTAATGTACCAGAATGGAATGGAACAATGAGGCTTTACTCCACCAAAGACGTAGGCTTACTTCAAGAAGCATTTCCTCTGTGGGGGAGCAGTAGGTGGGGTGAGATGATAAAAGTTGGTGGAAGGCAAATTCTTCCAAAATCCAGACCTTGAAGGGTCCCCAGAAGGTGTGGACTTGCCCAAATTTTGCTCTTCTCTCTTCGTTAGACAGATCTGTAGTTCAATGGGAACCTTCATTGGTCATGTGTACCCAGGACTGTTTCTAATCTTATATGGACTGTATCAGGCAATAGTAGTCTCCAAAGCTGTGATATTCAAAGACTCTCTCCTGGATCCTTCATGCCATCCTAGGAATAAGGGAAGATGGGCCAGGCTGTGGAAAATATCCTACAGAGGTTTGCTGAAGATGGTGACTGGCTCCATCTTAATAGCTTATGAGATCAGTTGCATTAAAGGAGGGTTGGTATTGATGAACAGACAATTGCCACCAAGATTTCTGTACCCCAAAGAGTGGCAGCATCTCACCATGTTCATCCTCCTCACCCTCAATGGCTGTGTAGATGTCATGAGCAGGAATTTGCTGCCTCAGAGGTGTGTGCTTCTAGAAAAAGGTTCCCTGGTCCTGACCTTCTACGTGCTCCTGCTCTTGTTGGTATCACATGTTCAGGACACAACAGGGATAGAGCTTCAGATTCATTATCTGCTCATCTTGGTGGTGTTCCTATTGATGCTGGTGTTGACTATAGAGCTGTGGACTCCCGACACATTTCAACTCTTGCTGATTGAGGCTTTTCTGTTTCTGATGATGGGCTCTTGGCTGATGCAGGCTGGCTTTATTCTGTACAGGCCAGTCACTGGCTACCCATGGCAGGATGATGACATCAGTGACATCATGTTCGTCACCACCTTCTTCTGTTGGCATGTGATGATCAATGCCTTGTGTCTGCTGGGAATCTATGGCCTCTCTGCCCTCTGGCATCGTTGTCACTGCCCCAGCTTGAAGCTGATGGGATCCAAAGAAGCTCCATATCACAAGGGCACAGTAGGACCCCTGTACAAATTGCTGCAGGAAGTGgagcagtcagagaaagatgagcAGGCTCTTCTCCTTTCAAAAAGCTCTTCCTGACACAGGGCCTAGAATGCCTGGCACACTGTCCACCCATCTGCCTCCTTGCGGGTTCTCTCAGACATGGGCACTGCACCCTTTTTGGTCTCCAGTGAAGGTAATGGCCATGAAGGAGAGCAGCTGACCTCCATCTGCTGGTACATCTCCTCCCTTTGAACGTCTAATTGCTGAGGAGATGAGGAGAGAGGAGCCTGGGAAAGGGTTGCTGATGGGACTCgtggagcagtggggagggcacCAGGGTGGGTAGGTAAGGGTGCAAGAAGAGCTATGGGGGGCAGAAGATGTAATAGAAGGGAGGCCTTCAAAGAGAGGAGAGCAGAGTCCAGGAGTCATGCTGTCCGTGGCTACTTCTCCAGGCACAAGTGATTGCCTTTTACCTGAGAGTATAATGATTTCTCACAATTCAAAACTGTAATCATTCAAGTCTTATCCTGATAAAGATAAGTAGGTACTTCAGTTTGCTCACCAAAGTTGCACCACCATGTGGAAGTAATAGAAACAGAATTTATAATTAATTCATACTGGTTGAAAGTATTGAAAGTATGCTTTTTATGCTTCCTTCCCACTTTTAAGGACTGCTTTCATATCAAATCCAAATTAATAAAGTGAGACTTTATTAATGCTTAAGTATACTAACATTTCAAATGTGCAGAATTCAAATATAGAATTCAAATGCTCAGTACTTCTACTTCATATTGTATTGCTCCTATTCCAGTCAAAGCTTTTCTGtttcaccactaccaccaccttcACACATGTCACTTTCTGGATGGAATCCTGGGTCTTTGCAAATATCACTCCTTTGCATCTCACAGAAAGCCATCAGACAATCACATTTTTACCATGGTATTTGGTACGCAGCATAAAACCCACCTTCACCCTCACCCCACTGAGCACCCCAAAGAGGCCTTCTCCAAGAATTTTTACTGACTCCTTTGTTCTGGAACTCTTAAGAACTTATATGAAACCCGTTTTGTTAAGTTGTTCATACAGCTGATACATTGTGCTTTGTACTGTCTCTGAAATCATTTCTTTCTGGGGAGGTTTTTCCTCCCACCTAAAGCATTGACTCCTAAAGGGTAAGGACTTTGCCATATCCAAGTTACATAATTTCCTATATGTGCACCGAATATATAGCATAGGTGATGCTTAATAAAAGCTTATTTGCTTCCAGAATCTCTGCCTAcccttggtcctttttttttttaaaagattttatttatttatgtattcatgagggacacacacacacacacacagagagagagagagagagagagagaggcagagagagaagcaggctccatgcagggagcccgatgtgggactcgatccagagactccaggatcatgccctgagccaaaggcagacgcttaaccactgagccacccaggtgtccctaacctTGGTCCTTCTGTGTTTCAGGATAGGTCCAATGTTCTATGAACCTCTGGGAAACACCAATAGTCCTAAAGCCTGAGTCATCTCCTTAGTAATAGCCCAGCTGTCTTCCTCGTTCCTGGGATAACAAAATCCACCAACCTATTTCTAAATTGTTTACTCTGTTATTGCCTTTTAATCCTCAAAAGTATTTCTATAAGGAACTTccagaaaactgagactcagcaGGCTGATTTACCCAAGCCTTAGCTGGTACGAGGCAAGACAGGAATTTGAGTACAGTTGTGTCTGACTCAAGCTGGTGACTGTGTCCCCTGGGCCATAGTGACTTTGCTAATAGCAATGGTGAGGGAAGTGATCCTCaaattgaaattgttttaaaaacgagaaaagaaaagaagggagaaaggaagaataaaatggtTACCCAGAAGGCCCAGCTGGAACAGGTGGCACAGTAGAAATACTTGAGATGTCCCCTAAAGGGTGCATCTACGTCTGACTTTCTGCCCACCACCCAatctccccaccccaggcaccccctggGAGTGAGTCTGGCAGACTCTCAACTCCTGGCTGAGTCTTAAATTTCTGGGCTCATATCCTAGTGAGGGCTGAGGATAAGACTTGTTTGTAACATGTTCTCTGATCTTTGCCATTCCTCCCTTAACTCTTGGGTTCTAGACTCTTCAAATACTCTTATTGGGGGACATCACTGGTGGGAGATGAGGAAAAAGCACAAAGCACTCAAGCTGCTCTTTCCTAGTCATCTGAAGCctaatttcataataataaacaaacatcTGGTAATAAATTGATACTTCCAACATAGTATCTCTTAGATATCCAGTGTAGGTAATAGACTTGCATATTATTAATTTACTGTATTTGAGATATAACAGAGGCCCTCCCCTTGAAGGCCAGGGGAAAAATAATTCCCACGCTTAAACTTGGGGGAGATTCTCACAAAATTACACCAGAGGGCGCTACGATCCCACAGCCCGGGGCCAGGACTCTGGCTCTCCAACCTGGTAAACAAGTCTCTTCCAACTGGTTTGAAagaggttggggggaggggaaaggaggtcAGGAAAAATACGGAACTAACTCTAAGTATTGCCCAAGCAAGCATCCAGAGGACATATCCCAGAGTTGTTTGTTTCCCATTAAAATTTGGCACGTGAACATGAAATAAACAGGGATTCAAATCAACTAATCGGACAGAGGGTGAGGAAGGCAGGGCTGTGGACCCAGTTGAGGATATCTCTGGGAAAATTACCCACGAAGGGACACACTCTGGtccaagcaatttttttttatcacaatgcTAAATttcctaagtttttaaaaaataaaggttcacTAATGTTCCATCAATCTAGAGAACAAAGAGAGATCCATACAAGTATTGAGGATACAGAATAAGATTTATCTATGAAAAATCTCAGATtcacaaaataatgaaactggggACAGATATGCAAAACGATCTccaaagattcctttaaaaagaacCTGACATAAAgtattcccccccaccccagctcttcACAAAGAGTATATTGAATGTCCACTAGGTGGAAGGCCCTGGGCAAGCCACAATGTAGGATTCAGAGGTAGACTGGCTGGTCCCCTCACTGAGCCCTTTCCGCAGTGGGTATGAGAGGGACTG
Protein-coding regions in this window:
- the LOC140635804 gene encoding transmembrane epididymal protein 1A-like, producing MGTFIGHVYPGLFLILYGLYQAIVVSKAVIFKDSLLDPSCHPRNKGRWARLWKISYRGLLKMVTGSILIAYEISCIKGGLVLMNRQLPPRFLYPKEWQHLTMFILLTLNGCVDVMSRNLLPQRCVLLEKGSLVLTFYVLLLLLVSHVQDTTGIELQIHYLLILVVFLLMLVLTIELWTPDTFQLLLIEAFLFLMMGSWLMQAGFILYRPVTGYPWQDDDISDIMFVTTFFCWHVMINALCLLGIYGLSALWHRCHCPSLKLMGSKEAPYHKGTVGPLYKLLQEVEQSEKDEQALLLSKSSS